From the Desulfovibrio sp. JY genome, one window contains:
- a CDS encoding response regulator, with the protein MMENRHVLVVEDSRVQAKIISQHIAVATPFPTIVAHTLAEAEEVMTGRRDAIFVAILDRNLPDDPDGRIVPLATSLGIPSVVMTASFSEEVRQLLLEQHVVDYFIKNYSEMVAMERLIERLYKNQFVRALVVDDSKLFRHRLKELLGNLNIETLEAEDGRQALEVLAANQDVTLVITDYNMPNLDGFGLIEEIRQTQAKDKLAIIGVSAEDGSHTVKFLKVGANDFLIKPIQVEEFSCRVNQQLDMLEILVKYRELCDKQVK; encoded by the coding sequence ATGATGGAAAACCGCCATGTCCTGGTCGTGGAGGACAGCCGCGTCCAGGCCAAGATCATAAGCCAACACATTGCCGTAGCCACGCCCTTTCCCACCATCGTGGCCCACACCCTGGCCGAGGCCGAGGAGGTCATGACCGGCCGCCGCGACGCCATCTTCGTGGCCATCCTGGACCGCAACCTGCCCGACGACCCGGACGGACGCATCGTCCCCCTGGCCACCTCGCTCGGCATCCCCTCCGTGGTCATGACGGCCTCGTTTTCCGAGGAAGTCCGCCAGCTGCTGCTCGAACAGCACGTGGTGGACTACTTCATCAAGAACTACTCCGAGATGGTCGCCATGGAGCGGCTGATCGAACGACTCTACAAAAACCAGTTCGTACGCGCCCTGGTGGTCGACGATTCCAAGCTTTTCCGCCATCGCCTGAAGGAACTGCTCGGCAACCTCAACATCGAGACCCTGGAAGCCGAGGACGGCAGGCAGGCCTTGGAAGTGTTGGCCGCCAACCAGGACGTGACCCTGGTCATCACCGACTACAACATGCCAAACCTCGACGGCTTCGGACTGATCGAGGAAATCCGCCAGACCCAGGCCAAGGACAAGCTGGCCATCATCGGCGTTTCGGCCGAGGACGGCAGCCACACGGTCAAGTTCCTCAAGGTCGGGGCCAACGACTTCCTCATCAAACCGATACAGGTCGAAGAGTTCTCCTGCCGGGTCAACCAGCAGCTCGACATGCTGGAGATCCTGGTCAAGTATCGGGAACTGTGCGACAAACAGGTCAAATAA
- a CDS encoding MTH1187 family thiamine-binding protein, which yields MSAILDFSIFPLDKGVSLSAYVARALRIVKESGLPYVFSPMSTSVEGEWDEVLALVTRCKEELAKDCDRINVSMRVDWRNGPSGRLSAKIKSVEQKL from the coding sequence ATGAGCGCTATTCTGGATTTCTCGATTTTTCCGCTGGACAAGGGTGTCAGCTTATCCGCCTACGTGGCCAGGGCACTGCGTATCGTCAAGGAAAGCGGCCTGCCCTACGTGTTCTCGCCCATGTCGACGAGCGTCGAGGGGGAATGGGACGAGGTGCTGGCCCTGGTGACCCGCTGCAAGGAGGAACTGGCCAAGGACTGCGACCGCATCAACGTGTCCATGCGGGTCGACTGGCGCAACGGCCCTTCCGGGCGGCTTTCGGCCAAGATCAAATCCGTGGAGCAAAAGCTGTAG
- a CDS encoding 2-oxoacid:ferredoxin oxidoreductase subunit beta, which produces MVTEKDYGEFETAWCPGCGNFSIRKAVVKALAALDLPPHKVVFSTGIGQAAKAPHYIRVNTLNGLHGRSLPAATGIKLANPELAVFAESGDGCSYGEGGNHFLAALRRNVDMTYIVHDNQIYGLTKGQASPTTMTGQKTKTQPHGVASAPFNPVAVAVTMGAGFVARGFAGEIDHLADLIVQAARHPGFSLIDVLQPCVSFNKVNTFAWYKERCYKLGGDHDSTNFQAALAKAMEFGDKIPIGVLWTSDRPAFPLTDVGPLAGREPDMAALSQIIEGYA; this is translated from the coding sequence ATGGTGACGGAAAAAGACTACGGAGAGTTCGAGACGGCCTGGTGTCCCGGTTGCGGCAACTTCTCCATCCGCAAGGCCGTGGTCAAGGCCCTGGCGGCGCTGGATTTGCCGCCGCACAAGGTGGTTTTTTCCACGGGCATCGGTCAGGCGGCCAAGGCGCCGCACTACATCCGGGTCAATACCCTAAACGGCCTGCACGGCCGGTCCCTGCCGGCGGCCACGGGCATCAAGCTGGCCAACCCGGAACTGGCCGTTTTCGCCGAATCCGGCGACGGCTGCTCCTACGGCGAGGGCGGCAACCATTTTCTGGCGGCGCTTAGGCGCAATGTGGACATGACCTACATCGTCCACGACAACCAGATTTACGGCCTGACCAAGGGCCAGGCCAGCCCCACCACCATGACGGGCCAGAAAACCAAGACCCAGCCCCACGGCGTGGCCTCCGCCCCCTTCAACCCCGTGGCCGTGGCCGTGACCATGGGCGCGGGATTCGTGGCCCGGGGCTTCGCCGGCGAAATCGACCACCTGGCCGATCTTATCGTCCAGGCCGCGCGCCATCCCGGGTTTTCGCTCATCGACGTGCTGCAACCGTGCGTGTCCTTCAACAAGGTCAACACCTTTGCCTGGTACAAGGAGCGCTGTTACAAGCTCGGTGGCGACCACGACTCCACGAATTTCCAGGCCGCCCTGGCCAAGGCCATGGAGTTCGGGGACAAAATCCCCATCGGCGTGCTGTGGACAAGCGACCGGCCGGCCTTTCCGCTGACGGATGTGGGGCCGCTGGCCGGGCGTGAACCGGATATGGCCGCGCTTTCCCAGATCATCGAGGGCTACGCCTGA
- a CDS encoding NrdH-redoxin translates to MSVKKTIHALSAFFAILLFTEALAFAAGPKVEIFMTSWCPYCAKAEAFFKAKGVPFAASDIEKDSAARMRFQKYGQRGVPLVVIGDIVIPGYSVAEYEKALAVAKAAPSASSQPKMVYGK, encoded by the coding sequence ATGTCTGTGAAAAAAACCATCCACGCCCTGTCCGCTTTTTTCGCCATCCTGCTTTTCACCGAAGCCCTCGCCTTTGCCGCCGGCCCGAAAGTGGAGATCTTCATGACGAGCTGGTGCCCCTACTGCGCCAAGGCCGAGGCCTTCTTCAAAGCCAAGGGCGTGCCTTTTGCCGCATCGGACATCGAAAAAGACAGCGCCGCCCGCATGCGCTTCCAGAAATACGGCCAGCGCGGCGTGCCGCTCGTGGTCATCGGCGATATCGTCATCCCCGGCTATTCCGTGGCCGAATATGAAAAGGCGCTGGCCGTGGCCAAGGCCGCACCGTCCGCCTCGTCCCAGCCCAAAATGGTCTACGGCAAATAA
- a CDS encoding 2-oxoacid:acceptor oxidoreductase subunit alpha — protein MGEASLNIVIGGEAGQGLVTVGEFLSRALVRAGYAIVVTQDYLSRIRGGHNTYAIRVDSREVTAPAEGIDLLVALSAQTLPLLRDRLSPRALVLTDAAHGLSGHPGLAIPYKELCPKPLFENTAALGALGSLLCLDPAWITGLIKEKFAKKGEAIVADNLAVFQAATHWTISQKASFACLSPAEPRGRRVMLNGNTAIALGGLAAGVNFGSFYPMTPGTSVMQALIDHSDRMGVVCEQAEDEIAAVIMAIGASYAGARPMVSTSGGGFALMVEGVSLSGMLETPVTIVVAQRPGPATGLPTRTEQADLDLVLHAGHGEFPRAIFAPGTVEQCFHLAHRAVDTAERFQSPVFILTDQFLADSYRDVAPFDLASLPPVARPLTAVADPAGYERYAVTDSGVSPRLVPGFTEATVVLDSDEHTPDGHITEDLAVRVTMQEKRMRKFAGLTRVALPPNLYGNADGATLLVCWGTTLGAAREAAAIRNARGEKTAVLHFSQIYPLVPDAFVPILETAKRTVMVEGNFAGQLARLIRRETGYVFDALVTRFDGLPFTAAYILDRL, from the coding sequence ATGGGCGAAGCATCCCTCAATATCGTCATCGGCGGCGAAGCCGGACAAGGCCTCGTGACCGTGGGCGAGTTCCTGTCCCGTGCCCTGGTGCGGGCCGGCTACGCCATCGTCGTCACCCAGGATTACCTGTCCCGCATCCGGGGCGGCCACAACACCTACGCCATCCGCGTGGACAGCCGGGAGGTGACCGCGCCGGCGGAGGGCATCGACCTGCTGGTGGCCCTTTCCGCGCAAACCCTGCCGTTGCTCAGGGATCGATTGTCGCCGCGCGCCCTGGTCCTGACCGATGCCGCCCACGGGCTCTCCGGCCATCCCGGGCTGGCCATTCCTTACAAGGAGCTGTGCCCCAAGCCGCTTTTCGAGAACACGGCCGCCCTGGGCGCGCTCGGCAGCCTCCTGTGCCTGGACCCGGCCTGGATCACCGGGCTTATCAAGGAAAAATTCGCCAAGAAGGGCGAGGCAATCGTGGCCGACAACCTGGCCGTGTTCCAGGCGGCCACGCACTGGACCATCAGCCAGAAGGCGTCCTTTGCCTGCCTGTCTCCGGCCGAACCCCGGGGCAGACGCGTGATGCTTAACGGCAACACGGCCATTGCCCTTGGCGGACTGGCCGCCGGGGTCAACTTCGGTTCGTTTTACCCCATGACGCCCGGCACCTCGGTCATGCAGGCGCTCATCGACCACAGCGACCGCATGGGCGTGGTCTGCGAGCAGGCCGAGGACGAGATCGCGGCCGTGATCATGGCCATAGGCGCTTCCTACGCCGGGGCGCGCCCCATGGTTTCCACCTCGGGCGGCGGTTTCGCGCTCATGGTCGAGGGCGTGAGCCTTTCCGGCATGCTCGAAACGCCGGTGACCATCGTCGTGGCCCAGCGTCCGGGCCCGGCCACGGGACTCCCTACCCGCACCGAACAGGCCGACCTCGATTTGGTGCTCCACGCCGGGCACGGCGAATTTCCCCGGGCCATCTTCGCCCCGGGCACGGTGGAGCAGTGCTTCCATCTGGCCCACCGGGCCGTGGATACGGCCGAGCGCTTCCAGTCGCCGGTTTTCATCCTCACCGACCAGTTCCTGGCCGACAGCTACCGCGATGTGGCCCCCTTCGATCTGGCCTCCCTGCCGCCCGTGGCCCGGCCGCTCACCGCCGTTGCCGATCCGGCCGGCTACGAACGCTACGCCGTGACCGACTCCGGCGTGTCGCCGCGCCTTGTCCCCGGCTTCACCGAGGCCACGGTGGTCCTGGACAGCGACGAGCACACCCCGGACGGACACATCACCGAGGACCTCGCCGTGCGCGTGACCATGCAGGAAAAGCGCATGCGAAAGTTCGCCGGCCTGACCCGGGTGGCCCTGCCCCCGAACCTGTACGGCAATGCCGACGGCGCGACGCTGCTCGTGTGCTGGGGCACGACCCTGGGGGCGGCCCGGGAGGCGGCGGCGATACGCAACGCCCGGGGCGAGAAAACGGCCGTGCTCCACTTCTCCCAGATCTATCCCCTGGTGCCGGACGCGTTTGTGCCGATTCTGGAAACGGCCAAACGCACGGTCATGGTGGAGGGCAATTTCGCCGGCCAACTGGCCCGGCTGATACGGCGCGAAACCGGCTACGTCTTTGACGCGCTGGTGACCCGCTTCGACGGCCTGCCGTTCACGGCGGCCTATATTCTCGATCGACTTTAG
- a CDS encoding desulfoferrodoxin, with amino-acid sequence MAEQLEVYKCEVCGNIVEVLHGGAGELVCCGQPMKLMSENTVDAAKEKHVPVIEKTDKGYLVKVGAVAHPMEEKHYIEWIELLADGKAYRQFLKPGDKPEALFCIEAAKVSAREYCNLHGLWKKD; translated from the coding sequence ATGGCTGAACAACTGGAAGTCTACAAGTGCGAAGTGTGCGGTAATATTGTCGAGGTCCTGCATGGCGGCGCCGGCGAGCTTGTGTGCTGCGGCCAGCCCATGAAGCTCATGAGCGAGAACACCGTGGACGCGGCCAAGGAAAAGCACGTCCCGGTCATCGAGAAGACCGACAAGGGCTATCTGGTCAAGGTCGGCGCCGTGGCCCACCCCATGGAGGAGAAGCACTACATCGAGTGGATCGAGCTTTTGGCCGACGGCAAGGCCTATCGCCAGTTCCTCAAACCCGGCGACAAGCCCGAGGCCCTGTTCTGCATCGAGGCGGCCAAGGTGTCCGCCCGGGAATACTGCAACCTCCACGGCTTGTGGAAAAAGGACTAG
- a CDS encoding ferritin, with amino-acid sequence MLSKTMEKALNDQVHWELYSAYLYVSMATYFEDKGLMGFANWMHVQDQEEKFHAEKFYNYIVERGGRVILQAIDAPPHDWDSALAVFQDALAHEEGVTARIYKLMDLALEEKDHGTASFLKWFIDEQVEEEANVSDVIAKLKLVEQTPGGAFMLDKDLATRVFTPPTTV; translated from the coding sequence ATGCTTTCCAAGACCATGGAAAAGGCCCTGAACGATCAGGTCCATTGGGAACTGTATTCCGCCTACCTCTACGTCTCCATGGCCACCTATTTCGAGGACAAGGGACTGATGGGGTTCGCCAACTGGATGCATGTCCAGGATCAGGAGGAAAAGTTCCACGCCGAAAAGTTCTACAATTACATTGTGGAACGCGGCGGCCGGGTCATTTTGCAGGCCATCGACGCGCCGCCCCATGACTGGGATTCGGCCCTGGCCGTGTTTCAGGACGCCCTGGCCCATGAGGAGGGCGTGACCGCCCGCATCTACAAGCTCATGGACCTGGCCCTGGAAGAAAAGGACCACGGCACGGCGTCCTTCCTCAAGTGGTTCATCGACGAGCAGGTTGAGGAAGAGGCCAACGTGTCCGACGTCATCGCCAAGCTCAAGCTCGTGGAGCAGACCCCGGGCGGGGCTTTCATGCTGGACAAGGACCTGGCCACGCGGGTGTTTACGCCGCCGACCACGGTCTAG
- the pbpC gene encoding penicillin-binding protein 1C, which produces MRQTGQITRPARSRRRTFVLALTAGLVLAAGLAFFWATASPPFPLAALSPPGATVVAARNGTPLRLFLAPDDAWRFPVRLSAVSPILPRLVITAEDKRFYAHPGVDPLALFRAAAANLRAGRVVSGGSTLTMQLARLADPKPRTLASKIKEALAALALERRLSKEAILERYLNMAPYGGNIVGVGAASMFYCGKTPDRLSLAEAALLTVLPRAPLALDPTKHPEKAKAARDRLLAAMARRGVITEAAAAQARRVPVPQRLYRPPFFAPQFCDMAREAAGAVPRVDTTLDPETQKAATDILRGRKAWLAGQGIGAVAAVVLDPASHDVLAMVGSTDFFGDTRFGQINGATIRRSPGSALKPFLYAYAMDQGLVFPQSQLLDIPTAFGNYSPKNYDGHYRGRVTTEQALVASLNVPAVRLLNSIGTSPFLELLRRGGLTTLDQPAAHYGLSLILGGGEVTLLDLANLYADLASGGEHRPPRLLRDAPPVPAIRLFSPEACALVTEMLTKLERPDLPTSWERALAVPAVAWKTGTSYGHRDAWAVGYSAGRVIGVWVGNMDGTPVSGISGAVYAGPILFELFRALEPHGSRLAAPPGLNIREIEVCAESRQLPGPDCPRRVTAKIIPGVTKLGPCPVHRRLLVDAASGLALSGDCLATHAAKSVMVATYPAELVSWWRGVGIPFVPPPGPEPGCGAPHGEGPRIVSPSPGTPYVFRRDAPAAFQRIALAADAPAGSRRLSWYVDGELAAQGAPGATLFWQPSLGSHRLVAVDDQGRADAVTVHIE; this is translated from the coding sequence GTGCGACAAACAGGTCAAATAACGCGACCAGCCAGATCGCGCCGCCGGACGTTCGTCCTGGCGCTTACGGCCGGGCTGGTTCTTGCGGCCGGACTGGCTTTTTTTTGGGCCACCGCCTCCCCGCCCTTTCCCCTGGCCGCCTTGTCGCCGCCGGGCGCAACCGTGGTCGCGGCCCGAAACGGCACGCCGTTGCGTCTTTTTCTGGCCCCGGACGACGCCTGGCGCTTCCCGGTGCGCCTGTCCGCCGTGTCCCCCATCCTGCCGCGTCTGGTCATCACCGCCGAGGACAAACGTTTCTACGCCCATCCCGGGGTCGATCCCCTGGCCCTTTTTCGCGCCGCCGCCGCCAACCTGCGCGCCGGACGCGTGGTCTCCGGCGGCTCCACACTGACCATGCAGCTGGCCCGGCTGGCCGATCCCAAGCCGCGCACCCTGGCCTCCAAGATCAAAGAGGCACTGGCCGCCCTGGCCCTGGAGCGCAGGCTCTCCAAGGAGGCCATCCTCGAACGGTATCTCAATATGGCCCCTTACGGCGGCAACATCGTGGGCGTCGGCGCGGCCAGCATGTTCTACTGCGGCAAGACGCCGGACCGGCTGTCCCTGGCCGAGGCGGCGCTTTTGACCGTCCTGCCGCGCGCGCCCCTGGCCTTGGACCCCACGAAACATCCGGAAAAGGCCAAGGCGGCCCGGGACAGGCTCCTTGCGGCCATGGCCCGCCGGGGCGTGATCACGGAAGCGGCCGCCGCGCAAGCGCGGCGCGTCCCGGTGCCGCAGCGCCTTTACCGGCCGCCCTTTTTCGCGCCGCAGTTTTGCGACATGGCCCGGGAGGCGGCCGGAGCGGTCCCGCGCGTGGACACCACCCTCGATCCCGAAACCCAGAAGGCGGCTACGGACATCCTGCGCGGTCGCAAGGCCTGGCTGGCCGGCCAGGGCATCGGGGCCGTGGCCGCGGTGGTGCTCGATCCGGCCAGCCACGACGTCCTGGCCATGGTCGGGTCCACGGACTTTTTCGGCGACACCCGCTTCGGCCAGATCAACGGCGCAACCATCCGCCGCTCCCCCGGCTCGGCGCTCAAGCCCTTCCTCTATGCCTACGCCATGGACCAGGGGCTCGTTTTTCCCCAAAGCCAGCTTCTCGACATTCCGACCGCCTTCGGCAACTACAGCCCCAAAAACTACGACGGGCATTACCGGGGCCGGGTCACCACCGAACAGGCCCTGGTCGCCTCGCTCAACGTCCCGGCCGTACGGCTGCTCAACAGCATCGGCACATCGCCCTTCCTCGAACTGCTGCGGCGCGGCGGCCTGACCACCCTGGACCAGCCGGCGGCCCATTACGGCTTGTCGCTCATTCTCGGCGGCGGTGAGGTGACGCTGCTCGATTTGGCCAACCTTTACGCCGACCTGGCAAGCGGCGGCGAGCACCGGCCGCCCCGGCTGCTGCGTGATGCGCCGCCCGTGCCCGCGATCCGGCTTTTTTCGCCCGAAGCCTGCGCCCTGGTGACCGAGATGCTGACCAAGCTGGAGCGGCCGGACCTGCCCACCTCCTGGGAGCGGGCCCTGGCCGTGCCGGCCGTGGCCTGGAAGACCGGCACCTCCTACGGCCACCGTGACGCCTGGGCCGTGGGCTACAGCGCCGGCCGGGTCATCGGCGTCTGGGTCGGCAACATGGACGGCACGCCGGTTTCGGGCATCTCCGGCGCGGTCTACGCCGGGCCGATCCTCTTCGAGCTCTTCCGGGCCCTGGAGCCCCACGGGTCGCGTCTGGCCGCGCCGCCGGGCCTCAATATCCGCGAAATCGAGGTCTGCGCCGAAAGCCGCCAGTTGCCGGGGCCGGACTGCCCCAGGCGCGTGACAGCCAAAATCATCCCCGGCGTGACCAAACTCGGCCCCTGCCCCGTCCACCGCCGCCTGCTCGTGGATGCCGCCTCGGGGTTGGCCCTTTCCGGGGACTGTCTGGCCACCCATGCGGCCAAATCCGTGATGGTGGCCACCTATCCGGCCGAGCTGGTGTCCTGGTGGCGCGGGGTCGGCATTCCCTTTGTTCCCCCGCCCGGCCCGGAACCGGGCTGCGGCGCGCCGCACGGGGAAGGGCCGCGCATCGTTTCGCCAAGTCCCGGCACGCCCTACGTCTTCCGGCGCGACGCCCCGGCCGCCTTCCAGCGCATCGCGCTTGCCGCCGACGCCCCGGCCGGGAGCCGACGGCTGTCCTGGTACGTGGACGGGGAACTCGCCGCCCAGGGCGCGCCCGGAGCCACCCTTTTCTGGCAACCAAGCCTCGGCAGCCATCGGCTCGTGGCCGTGGACGACCAGGGCCGGGCCGATGCCGTCACCGTGCACATCGAATAA
- a CDS encoding chemotaxis protein, whose amino-acid sequence MSNTNILLESGTNELEIVEFYLEEPTPSGKVYTGYYGVNVAKVLEIIRLPKVTELPQTPHPCVLGTFNLRNKVVPLVDLASWLGKERSETDSDKVVVTEFNRVVSAFRVSGVTRIHRLSWERIEPPSIQVQTYSGNSVTGVVQLEERVVFILDMEKIVAELNPNLALKELDQEVFVERHKELPDKDMVFKVLIADDSTTIRRMIGTSLEKAGFEVTRTINGRIAWEQLTEWKEAAAKENRPITDFVHILVSDIEMPAMDGHSLTRKVKEDPVLKQLPVILFSSLITDSLRHKGEAVGADDQISKPEMLQLAERARALAWERLAAVI is encoded by the coding sequence ATGAGCAATACGAACATCCTTCTTGAATCCGGTACGAACGAACTTGAAATCGTGGAGTTCTATCTGGAGGAACCTACGCCTTCCGGCAAGGTTTATACCGGGTATTACGGGGTCAACGTGGCCAAGGTGCTGGAGATCATTCGGCTGCCAAAGGTCACGGAGCTGCCCCAGACGCCGCATCCCTGCGTTCTTGGCACCTTTAACCTGCGCAACAAAGTGGTGCCGTTGGTCGATCTCGCGTCCTGGCTCGGCAAGGAACGATCGGAAACGGATTCCGACAAGGTGGTGGTGACGGAATTCAACCGGGTGGTCAGCGCCTTTCGCGTTTCCGGCGTCACCCGTATCCATCGCCTCAGCTGGGAACGGATCGAGCCGCCGAGCATCCAGGTGCAGACCTATTCCGGCAACTCCGTCACGGGTGTGGTGCAACTTGAAGAGCGGGTGGTCTTCATCCTGGACATGGAAAAGATCGTGGCCGAGCTCAATCCCAACCTGGCGCTCAAGGAACTCGACCAGGAGGTCTTCGTCGAGCGCCACAAGGAACTGCCCGACAAGGACATGGTCTTCAAGGTCCTTATCGCCGATGATTCCACCACCATCCGTCGTATGATCGGGACGTCGCTGGAAAAGGCCGGCTTCGAGGTGACGCGCACGATCAACGGCCGCATCGCCTGGGAGCAGCTGACCGAGTGGAAAGAGGCCGCGGCCAAGGAAAACAGGCCCATCACCGATTTCGTGCACATCCTGGTCTCGGATATCGAAATGCCGGCCATGGACGGCCACAGCCTCACCCGCAAGGTCAAAGAGGACCCGGTGCTCAAGCAACTGCCCGTCATCCTCTTTTCGTCGCTTATCACCGACAGCCTGCGCCACAAGGGCGAGGCCGTGGGCGCGGACGACCAGATCTCCAAACCCGAAATGCTCCAACTCGCCGAGCGCGCCCGGGCCCTGGCCTGGGAACGCCTGGCGGCGGTCATTTAG
- a CDS encoding metal-dependent hydrolase, translated as MPGYKTHMAGAAAVAGAAVAGAWWLGVYRPGYETMASLGFFAILGGLFPDVDTDSTGRRFFYGAALLADAVLIVRHQYRYAAVLGFCGLLPAIGSHRGWTHTWWAALLVPCVVLLGPMLLLGMPWRPFLPYYIATVLGYFSHLLLDRIA; from the coding sequence ATGCCGGGATACAAGACGCATATGGCCGGTGCGGCGGCTGTGGCCGGCGCGGCGGTGGCCGGGGCCTGGTGGCTCGGCGTGTACCGCCCCGGCTACGAAACCATGGCCAGCCTGGGCTTTTTCGCCATCCTGGGGGGGCTTTTCCCCGACGTGGACACCGACTCCACCGGACGGCGTTTTTTTTACGGCGCGGCGCTTCTGGCCGATGCCGTGCTCATTGTCCGGCACCAATACCGCTATGCCGCGGTGCTTGGGTTTTGCGGCCTGCTGCCGGCCATCGGTTCCCATCGGGGCTGGACCCATACCTGGTGGGCGGCGCTCCTTGTCCCCTGCGTTGTCCTGCTTGGGCCCATGCTGCTTTTGGGCATGCCCTGGCGGCCGTTTCTCCCGTATTACATCGCCACCGTGCTCGGCTATTTTTCCCACCTGCTGCTCGACCGCATCGCCTAG
- a CDS encoding transporter substrate-binding domain-containing protein: protein MRKCLLHAVLASLATAICLAAPTRGAAEDPVTLFVFDRPPFYHLENGQPDGGFLLILAQTVFQRAGVPYDVREMPPGRILATFETEDAKACAVGWLRTPARQRFARFSNPIYVNKPLGVAARAPLAPENARPQPLGRLLENHWTWGLRLGFSYGPAMDAAFAAAPAGTVTRFSDPAIMLRLLAKGRLDAMLIEPEELSWLLGQEPQLAAAIRFVPLTDAKPRARYIMCDDAVSPGVMKHLDAAIDELVGPVADKIRRIGTMRH, encoded by the coding sequence ATGAGAAAATGTCTTTTACATGCCGTTTTGGCTTCTCTTGCCACGGCGATCTGCCTGGCCGCCCCGACCCGGGGAGCGGCCGAAGACCCGGTCACGCTTTTCGTTTTTGACAGGCCGCCCTTTTACCATCTGGAAAACGGCCAGCCCGACGGCGGGTTCCTCCTCATCCTGGCCCAAACCGTTTTTCAGCGGGCCGGCGTGCCCTACGACGTCCGGGAAATGCCGCCCGGCCGCATCCTGGCCACCTTCGAGACCGAAGACGCCAAGGCCTGCGCCGTGGGTTGGCTGCGAACCCCCGCGCGCCAGCGCTTTGCCCGCTTCAGCAATCCCATCTACGTCAACAAGCCCCTGGGCGTCGCCGCGCGTGCGCCGCTCGCGCCGGAAAACGCCCGACCCCAGCCCCTCGGCAGGCTTTTGGAAAACCATTGGACCTGGGGGCTGCGCCTGGGCTTTTCCTATGGCCCGGCCATGGACGCGGCCTTCGCCGCCGCGCCGGCCGGCACGGTCACGCGCTTTTCCGATCCGGCCATCATGCTGCGCCTTCTGGCCAAGGGCCGGTTGGACGCCATGCTGATCGAGCCCGAGGAACTGTCCTGGCTGCTTGGGCAGGAGCCGCAACTGGCGGCCGCTATCCGCTTCGTGCCCCTGACCGACGCCAAGCCCCGGGCCCGGTACATCATGTGCGACGACGCCGTTTCCCCGGGCGTCATGAAGCACCTCGATGCGGCCATCGACGAGCTGGTCGGCCCTGTCGCCGACAAAATCCGGCGGATCGGGACCATGCGCCATTAG
- a CDS encoding N-acetylmuramoyl-L-alanine amidase has product MGARATRALFLASLVLAGLCLSPALAPARCLPGNLSIAVDAGHGPKISGATSATGQPEYAFNLRLAKQVVAALKAAGFSRAFLLDPKGADLPPAARASRANAAGAGLLLSIHHDSAQPQFFETWTVDGKTRRYCDLYHGYSVFYSGRNPKAAASLDLAKRIGGRMTAAGFPFTRHHAADIPGERRPLVDDKVGVYRYDGLAVLARARMPAVLLEAGVIVNREEEKELAGGKRQEKTAQAIAQAVTNWCAAP; this is encoded by the coding sequence ATGGGCGCACGCGCAACAAGAGCCCTTTTCCTGGCATCGCTCGTCCTGGCCGGCCTGTGCCTCTCCCCGGCGTTGGCCCCGGCCAGGTGCCTGCCCGGTAATCTGTCCATCGCCGTGGACGCCGGACACGGGCCGAAAATCTCCGGCGCGACCAGCGCCACGGGCCAGCCGGAATACGCCTTCAACCTGCGCCTAGCCAAACAGGTCGTCGCCGCCCTCAAAGCGGCCGGCTTCAGCCGCGCCTTCCTGCTCGATCCCAAGGGCGCAGACCTGCCTCCGGCGGCCAGGGCCTCCCGAGCCAATGCGGCGGGCGCCGGACTCCTGCTCTCCATCCACCACGATTCGGCGCAGCCCCAATTCTTCGAGACCTGGACCGTGGACGGCAAAACCCGCCGCTACTGCGACCTTTATCACGGCTATTCGGTGTTCTATTCGGGGAGAAACCCCAAGGCGGCGGCCAGCCTGGACCTGGCCAAACGCATCGGCGGCCGGATGACCGCGGCGGGCTTTCCCTTCACCCGCCACCACGCGGCGGACATCCCGGGCGAACGCCGGCCGCTCGTCGACGACAAGGTCGGCGTCTACCGCTACGACGGGCTGGCGGTGCTGGCCAGGGCGCGCATGCCGGCCGTGCTGCTGGAAGCGGGAGTCATCGTCAACCGGGAAGAGGAAAAGGAACTCGCCGGCGGCAAGCGACAGGAAAAAACCGCCCAGGCCATCGCCCAGGCCGTCACGAACTGGTGCGCCGCGCCATAG